The following proteins are co-located in the Bradyrhizobium sp. AZCC 2176 genome:
- a CDS encoding 3-oxoacyl-ACP reductase family protein: MTKELAGKVAVVTGAGRNIGRAIALTLAEGGASIVVNARSNRADAEAVAREIEAAGGKALVQIGDVADAMAVQAMADAAVKQFGRIDILVNNAALRREKPFAEMDYAAWREILDVTLDGTFHCVKACLPALRKSGAGTIVNIGGLSAHTGAKNRAHVVTAKAGIIGLTRALAHDLADDGITVNCVVPGLIGTPRPKDRPEPAHHLIHQTITGNRGMPEDVAATVRFLSGPAARYINGQAIHANGGAYLGA; this comes from the coding sequence ATGACCAAGGAACTCGCCGGCAAGGTCGCTGTCGTCACCGGCGCAGGCCGCAATATCGGCCGCGCGATCGCGCTGACCCTGGCGGAGGGCGGCGCGTCCATCGTGGTCAATGCGCGCAGCAACCGCGCCGACGCGGAAGCTGTTGCACGCGAGATCGAAGCCGCAGGTGGCAAGGCGCTGGTTCAGATCGGCGACGTCGCCGACGCCATGGCGGTGCAGGCCATGGCGGATGCTGCCGTGAAGCAATTCGGCCGTATCGATATCCTGGTCAACAACGCGGCGCTGCGCCGCGAAAAGCCTTTTGCCGAGATGGACTACGCGGCGTGGCGCGAAATCCTCGATGTGACCCTCGATGGAACGTTTCATTGCGTGAAGGCCTGTCTGCCGGCGCTACGCAAGTCAGGTGCGGGAACCATCGTCAATATCGGCGGCCTCAGTGCGCATACGGGCGCGAAGAATCGCGCGCATGTGGTGACGGCGAAGGCGGGCATCATTGGCCTGACGCGGGCGCTGGCCCACGATCTTGCCGATGACGGCATCACCGTGAACTGCGTGGTGCCCGGGCTGATCGGCACGCCACGTCCCAAGGACAGACCGGAGCCGGCGCACCATTTGATCCATCAGACCATCACCGGCAATCGGGGCATGCCGGAAGACGTCGCCGCAACCGTGCGTTTCCTGTCCGGGCCCGCCGCGCGCTACATCAACGGCCAAGCCATCCACGCCAATGGCGGCGCCTATTTAGGCGCCTGA
- a CDS encoding ABC transporter substrate-binding protein has product MKNSISRRNVLQGAAAVFAGAAFSTRVMAAAPSPEAVTPALIDAAKKEGKVIYYTSTDLPVAEKLAKAFEAKYPGIAVRVERTGAERVFQRIGQEYSSNIHAVDVVNSSDAAHFIVWKRDGILAPYVPEEVAKFYPAEHKDPDGQFASFRVWLSIIAYNTNLVKAEDAPKSFADLLDPKWKGKIVKAHPGYSGTIMTATYQMQRDLGWSFFEQLAKQNIMQVQSSADPPKKLDLGERAVMADGNEYNIFQMKEAGRPVEPVYAAEGSPLIIGPNGVFKDAPNPNAARLFQSFSLSREAQQLIIDVGGLRSVHSQTVEKAGRKSLKDIKTMKDDAAAVEKESESIKARYTKIFRI; this is encoded by the coding sequence ATGAAAAACTCGATCTCGCGACGCAATGTGCTCCAGGGCGCCGCCGCCGTTTTCGCAGGCGCAGCATTTTCCACGCGCGTCATGGCCGCTGCGCCGTCGCCGGAGGCCGTGACGCCGGCGCTGATCGACGCGGCGAAGAAGGAAGGCAAGGTCATCTATTACACCTCGACCGATTTGCCGGTCGCGGAGAAGCTGGCCAAGGCGTTCGAGGCGAAATATCCGGGCATCGCGGTGCGCGTCGAGCGCACCGGTGCCGAGCGCGTATTCCAGCGCATCGGCCAGGAATATTCCAGCAATATCCACGCCGTCGACGTGGTGAACTCGTCCGACGCCGCGCATTTCATCGTCTGGAAGCGCGACGGCATTCTGGCGCCTTACGTACCGGAAGAGGTGGCAAAATTCTATCCGGCCGAGCACAAGGACCCGGACGGCCAGTTTGCGAGTTTTCGCGTCTGGCTCAGCATCATCGCCTACAACACCAATCTGGTGAAGGCGGAGGACGCGCCGAAGAGTTTTGCCGATTTGCTCGATCCCAAATGGAAGGGCAAGATCGTCAAAGCGCATCCGGGTTACAGCGGCACCATCATGACCGCGACCTACCAGATGCAGCGCGATCTCGGCTGGAGCTTCTTCGAGCAGCTTGCCAAGCAGAACATCATGCAGGTGCAGTCATCGGCTGATCCGCCGAAGAAGCTCGATCTCGGCGAGCGCGCGGTGATGGCCGACGGCAACGAATACAACATCTTCCAGATGAAGGAGGCGGGGCGTCCGGTCGAACCGGTTTATGCCGCAGAAGGGTCGCCGCTGATCATCGGGCCGAACGGCGTCTTCAAGGATGCACCGAATCCGAACGCCGCAAGGTTGTTCCAGTCGTTCAGTCTCAGTCGCGAGGCCCAGCAACTCATCATCGATGTCGGCGGCCTCCGCTCGGTGCATTCGCAAACCGTCGAAAAGGCGGGACGCAAGTCGCTGAAGGACATCAAGACCATGAAGGACGACGCCGCGGCGGTAGAGAAGGAGAGCGAATCGATCAAGGCGCGCTACACAAAAATCTTCCGCATTTGA
- a CDS encoding MmgE/PrpD family protein — MASGLPRISVAETLAEKIVALRSGALPAATARKCEDLLIDVIGLCVTARNEAYVRSALGGCDDDGLCTAIGHKRALNAAGAAFVNGTAAHGEDFDDTFEGGPVHAGAVIVPAVLAACERHNPDGRMALVGIAVGTEVLCRLSLVVPKAVHKAGFHPTAIFGAMAAAAGVGTALGLNARQIVDALGIAGSMAGGIIEYLAEGAWTKRLHAGWAAQSGIRAALLARAGFVGPRTVFEGVHGLFHGFAHTTEGDYGALTSDFGTRWVTDTLAFKPYPCGTMAQPYIDCARRLAARGIKPEDVTEIVCEVAEGTVHRLWEPLADKQRPRNGYAAKFAVPYLLATGFVHGGVGLGAFTEGAISDPRVLALAAKVKFVIDPDNPYPNNYTGHIRAVLRDGSVVEERQPYLRGGAQEPLTRQDVIDKFLLSAEHGGWSAVQSDAALKLMAGLYNGCIDLSSLRG, encoded by the coding sequence ATGGCCTCCGGACTGCCCAGGATTTCGGTCGCCGAAACGCTTGCCGAAAAGATCGTCGCACTGCGATCCGGCGCATTGCCGGCTGCCACCGCGCGCAAATGCGAGGACCTGCTGATCGACGTGATCGGACTATGCGTCACCGCGCGCAACGAGGCCTACGTCAGAAGCGCGCTCGGGGGTTGCGACGATGACGGCCTGTGTACCGCGATTGGGCATAAGCGTGCGCTGAACGCGGCAGGAGCCGCCTTCGTCAACGGCACCGCCGCGCATGGCGAGGATTTCGACGACACGTTTGAGGGCGGCCCGGTTCATGCAGGCGCCGTGATCGTGCCGGCTGTGCTCGCTGCCTGCGAGCGGCATAACCCTGACGGCCGAATGGCGCTGGTCGGGATCGCCGTCGGCACCGAAGTGCTCTGCCGGCTGAGTCTCGTGGTGCCAAAGGCCGTCCACAAAGCCGGCTTCCATCCGACAGCGATCTTCGGCGCTATGGCCGCGGCCGCCGGTGTCGGTACAGCGCTTGGTCTCAATGCCAGGCAGATCGTTGATGCGCTCGGCATCGCCGGCAGCATGGCCGGCGGCATTATCGAATATCTCGCCGAAGGCGCCTGGACCAAACGGCTGCATGCCGGATGGGCGGCGCAGTCCGGTATCCGCGCCGCGCTGCTGGCGCGGGCAGGGTTCGTCGGCCCGCGCACGGTTTTCGAAGGCGTGCACGGATTGTTCCATGGCTTTGCACACACCACGGAGGGGGATTACGGCGCGTTGACCAGCGATTTCGGCACCCGCTGGGTAACGGACACGCTGGCGTTCAAGCCTTATCCATGCGGGACGATGGCGCAGCCCTATATCGACTGCGCGCGCCGGCTGGCCGCGCGTGGCATCAAACCCGAGGATGTCACCGAGATCGTCTGCGAGGTGGCGGAGGGAACGGTGCACCGGCTGTGGGAGCCGCTCGCCGACAAGCAGCGTCCGCGCAACGGCTATGCCGCGAAATTCGCCGTGCCTTATCTGCTGGCCACCGGATTCGTGCATGGCGGGGTCGGGCTCGGCGCGTTCACGGAAGGCGCGATCAGCGATCCGCGTGTGCTGGCGCTTGCAGCCAAGGTGAAGTTCGTGATTGACCCGGATAATCCCTATCCGAACAATTATACTGGCCATATCCGCGCCGTGCTCAGGGACGGCAGCGTAGTTGAGGAGCGTCAACCGTACTTGCGCGGCGGCGCACAGGAGCCACTGACGCGGCAGGATGTGATCGACAAGTTTTTGCTCAGCGCGGAGCATGGCGGTTGGAGCGCCGTGCAAAGCGACGCGGCGCTGAAATTGATGGCGGGGCTGTACAATGGCTGCATCGATCTTTCCTCGTTACGCGGGTAG